The Bacteroidota bacterium genomic interval GGCATGCGAACAATAGACAGAGTCAAAAAAAGATTTGTGGAAGAAGGCATTGAGGCAGTATTGGAAAGGCGCCCCACGCAACGAGTTTATGAAACAAAAATAGATGGTGATACAGAGGCAAAATTAGTAACACTTTGTTGTAGTCAACCCCCAAAAGGTTTTGCAAAATGGTCTTTGCGCTTATTAGCAGACA includes:
- a CDS encoding helix-turn-helix domain-containing protein, encoding MAIKYTIHLTKSEREDLIAIINKGSHTSKTFRTAYILINCDEGKYSEKITNEQISKVLKVGMRTIDRVKKRFVEEGIEAVLERRPTQRVYETKIDGDTEAKLVTLCCSQPPKGFAKWSLRLLAD